From the Polaribacter gangjinensis genome, the window GAGGAATGAACAATGTAAATGTTTCTCAGTTTACTGAAGGGACATTATTTGTTGATTTTATTGATAAAGAAAAGAAAGAATTGATTTGGCAAGGTATTGGAACAGGTGCTTTACGTAATGAAAACCGAGATAAAAAAGAAGAGAGAATCAAAGAATTTGTTAAAGAAATTGTATCAAGATTTCCACCTGAAAAGAAGTAGATTAAGAATTGAGAATTAAGAATTACACTTTGAATATTGAATATAAAAAAACTCCGAAACTAAGTTTCGGAGTTTTTTATTTTATGGAGAGTAATCAATTAAAATCCTGCAGATTTTACAGTTTTAATGATTCTTCCTGCAATTTTGTATGGATCACCATTAGAAGCTGGTCTTCTGTCCTCTAACCAACCTTTCCATCCTTTTTGAACAGTGATGATTGGAATTCTGATAGAAGCTCCTCTATCTGAAATTCCGTAAGAGAAATCGTGGATAGAAGCAGTTTCATGCTTACCAGTTAAACGTTGATCATTAAATTCACCATACACAGCAATATGTTCTTTTACAACTGGTCTAAATGCTTCACAAATTTTTTCATAAATCTCACGAGATCCACAAGTTCTTAAGGTTGTGTTAGAGAAGTTTGCGTGCATACCTGAACCATTCCAATCCATATCTTTTCCTAATGGTTTTGGGTGATATTCAATGTACCATCCGTATTTTTCAGTCAATCTGTCTAACAAATAGCGAGCTACCCAAATTTCATCTCCCGCTTTTTTTGCTCCTTTTGCAAACAATTGGAATTCCCATTGACCAGAAGCAACTTCTTGATTGATACCCTCAAAATTGATACCAGCATCAATACACAAATTTGCATGCTCTTCAACCAATGCTCTACCATGTGTATTTTTTCCTCCTACAGAACAGTAGTACATACCTTGAGGAGCAGGATAACCACCCACAGGAAATCCTAAAGGAAGCTGAGTTTTCTTGTCCATGATAAAGTATTCTTGCTCAAAACCAAACCAGTAATCATCATCTTCATCATCAATAGTTGCTCTACCATTTGATTCGTGTGGAGTTCCATCAGGATTTAAAACTTCTGTCATTACTAAATAACCATCTCTTCTTGCAGGATCTGGATAAATTGCAACTGGCTTCAATAAACAGTCAGAAGAACCTCCTTCAGCTTGTCTTGTTGATGATCCATCAAAAGACCAAATCGGACAATCTTCTAATTTTCCACTAAAGTTTTCTTCAATTTTGGTTTTGCTTCTCATGTTTTGAGTTGGATAGTATCCATCTAACCAAATATACTCTAATTTAGACTTACTCATAATTATGTTTATTTTAAGTTTTCTTTGTTTTAATGACTACAAAAGTGTAATAATTTGCACTGATATCAAAAAAAATAGGGGTAAAAGTTTTAGATTATATTAAAAATAATTTTATCCCTAATTTTTATAGGGTATATTTGCATAAAGAATAAAATTTACCATTTAAAAATATTATTATGTCAACAATTAGATTTGCTGCATTACAAGAAAGTATAAATAGAGTCGCATTAAAAATTGAAGAAAAGGAAAAAAGATCAGTTTTATTTGGAAAAAATGTTTTCAACAAGCATGCAATGCAGCAGTATTTGACAAAATCTGCTTATGAAAGTGTCATGAATGCCATTGAAAAAGGAACTCAAATTGACCGTAAAATTGCTGATCAAGTGGCAGTTAGTATGAAAGATTGGGCTATTTCAAAAGGAGCGACACACTATACTCACTGGTTTCAACCATTAACAGGTGCCACTGCCGAAAAACACGATGCTTTTTTTGAATCTATCAATGGAAGTCTGGCAATGGAAAAGTTTGATGGAGAGCAATTGGTACAACAAGAACCTGATGCATCGAGTTTTCCAAGTGGAGGTATTAGAAATACTTTTGAAGCGCGTGGTTATACAGCTTGGGATCCAACTTCTCCTGCATTTATCTTTGAAACAACTTTGTGTATTCCAACCATTTTTGTGGCGTATACAGGTGAGGCTTTAGATAATAAAACGCCTTTGTTAAGAGCGTTGCAAGCTATTGATACACACGCAACTGCAGTGTGCAAATATTTTGATAAAAATGCTACGAAAGTAAATGCTACCTTAGGTTGGGAGCAAGAATATTTTTTGATTGATGACGCTTTAGCGCAATCAAGACA encodes:
- a CDS encoding glutamine synthetase beta-grasp domain-containing protein; this encodes MSKSKLEYIWLDGYYPTQNMRSKTKIEENFSGKLEDCPIWSFDGSSTRQAEGGSSDCLLKPVAIYPDPARRDGYLVMTEVLNPDGTPHESNGRATIDDEDDDYWFGFEQEYFIMDKKTQLPLGFPVGGYPAPQGMYYCSVGGKNTHGRALVEEHANLCIDAGINFEGINQEVASGQWEFQLFAKGAKKAGDEIWVARYLLDRLTEKYGWYIEYHPKPLGKDMDWNGSGMHANFSNTTLRTCGSREIYEKICEAFRPVVKEHIAVYGEFNDQRLTGKHETASIHDFSYGISDRGASIRIPIITVQKGWKGWLEDRRPASNGDPYKIAGRIIKTVKSAGF